The Cellulosimicrobium cellulans genome contains the following window.
TCGCCCGTGTCGAGCGACTTGAGGGAGATGCCGCGCTTGACCAGCTTGGTCTCGAAGACGTCGAGGATGGCGAGCACGCGCTCCGCCGAGTTGGCGACCATGACGATGCTCTCGCCGCTCCACGCGATCGAGGCACCGACGTTGCGGAAGTCGTAGCGCTGCGCGACCTCCTTGGCGGCCTGGTTCAGCGCGTTGTCGACCTCCTGGCGGTCGACCTTGCTGACGATGTCGAACGAGGAGTCGGCCATGGGTAGGTCCTCTCTGGGCCGGGAACGGGTGCTGGGTCCCACCGTAGTCGAGCGGGCTCAGGGTCGGGTCGCGAGACGCGTCGCCCGTGCCGCGCGCAGCCCGTCGACCGAGAGCACGACGAGCGCGACCCACACGAGCCCGAACCCGGCCCAGCGGGTGGGCGACATGGGCTCGTGGAAGACGAGGAGACCGAAGAGGAACTGCAGCGCCGGGCCGAGGTACTGCAGGAGCCCGACGACGCTCAGCGGGAGCCGGCGCGCGGCCGCGCTGAAGAGGAGGAGCGGCAGGGCCGTGACGATCCCGGCGGACGCCAGCAGGAGCGCGTGGCCGGCACCCTCGGCGCCGAACGTGCCGGCGCCGGTCGCGCTCAGCCAGACCAGGTACGCGAGGGCGACCGGCGTGAGCACGGCCGTCTCCACGGCGAGGCCGGGGAGCGCCTCCACCGTCCGGCCCACGCGGTTCTTCACGAGGCCGTAGAGGCCGAACGACGCCGCGAGCACGAGCGCGATCCACGGCAGGCCGCCCGAGCCCGTGCTGATGACGACGACGGCGGCGACGCCGATGCCCACGGCCGCCCACTGCGCCGGGCGCAGCCGCTCGCGCAGCACGGCGACGGCGAGCAGGACCGTGACGAGGGGGTTGATGAAGTACCCGAGCGCGGCGTCGAGCACG
Protein-coding sequences here:
- a CDS encoding YajQ family cyclic di-GMP-binding protein, whose amino-acid sequence is MADSSFDIVSKVDRQEVDNALNQAAKEVAQRYDFRNVGASIAWSGESIVMVANSAERVLAILDVFETKLVKRGISLKSLDTGDKEPKASGKEYRLAATLKEGLSSEDAKKITKIIRDEAPKAVKTQITGDEVRVTSKSRDDLQTVIALLKGADLDVALQFTNYR
- the rarD gene encoding EamA family transporter RarD, whose protein sequence is MTRPSPAPDHLPGTGNPGPAPTGAPSSPTPAAPSGGGRGVPAPTDRWGLLLGAGAFFLWGAMPLYFPLLEPAAPLEIIAHRVVWSLLFCLVLLAATRQLGGFVTALRTPRTLGVLAVAAVLIVTNWTVYVYGVLSGHVLDAALGYFINPLVTVLLAVAVLRERLRPAQWAAVGIGVAAVVVISTGSGGLPWIALVLAASFGLYGLVKNRVGRTVEALPGLAVETAVLTPVALAYLVWLSATGAGTFGAEGAGHALLLASAGIVTALPLLLFSAAARRLPLSVVGLLQYLGPALQFLFGLLVFHEPMSPTRWAGFGLVWVALVVLSVDGLRAARATRLATRP